One genomic region from Mytilus trossulus isolate FHL-02 chromosome 9, PNRI_Mtr1.1.1.hap1, whole genome shotgun sequence encodes:
- the LOC134685320 gene encoding uncharacterized protein LOC134685320, translating into MLTLVCTILLIVPHTLKGQENIVDGKITGSLQITCPKISCELHHFPKEHCKVQTFIMYHGVECQSCVEDICHGSQVVADSLIGDVTPVNINTVANTNANTGNLEKKWNKPSYINRLGSIFGNNPSVGNLRKSLEPVNNHQMQGHGLVPVNSKVASIDTLQPKSQIKCPEIECHHHHQPKAHCMVDSYFIYHDEKCKGCIEDICLGSHIVDDNLIGKNKSQDLSNHETLPLTNHRVENRLTSGNWRSGNSQPSLIERHNHDSNGQTHQEPHHDNHHQETISGNWRSRHSQPLVSERHIQNQNGQMNQEHFISNQHPGAGDRISSGDWRSRNPQPLETERGVQNSNGPFNLPGNPFFSGGAHTNFRNKLLGVQTNEPVNSRQGFGRNSNPNSSTNIPASLPNGQNTKNNEESVVVVDQNQSTFTRKDRGIGRFRGKGRSYLQSLFHPAFTG; encoded by the exons ATGCTGACTTTAGTTTGTACCATCCTATTGATAGTACCTCACACACTAAAAG gtCAAGAAAACATCGTAGATGGTAAGATAACAGGTTCGTTACAGATTACATGCCCAAAAATATCTTGTGAACTTCATCATTTCCCAAAAGAACACTGCAAAGTCCAGACATTCATTATGTACCATGGTGTTGAGTGTCAGAGTTGTGTAGAGGACATTTGTCATGGTTCACAAGTGGTGGCTGATTCACTGATAGGAGATGTTACTCCAGTAAACATCAACACAGTCGCCAACACGAATGCTAACACAGGAAACCTTGAAAAGAAATGGAATAAACCCAGTTATATCAATAGACTAGGTTCTATATTTGGAAATAATCCTAGTGTTGGAAATCTGAGAAAATCTTTGGAGCCAGTAAATAATCACCAAATGCAAGGGCATGGCTTGGTGCCTGTGAACTCAAAAG TTGCAAGCATTGACACGTTACAACCAAAGTCACAAATTAAATGTCCGGAAATAGAATGCCATCATCACCACCAGCCCAAAGCACACTGCATGGTTGATTCGTACTTTATATACCATGATGAAAAGTGTAAAGGGTGTATCGAAGACATTTGCCTCGGTTCACATATTGTAGATGATAActtaataggtaaaaataaaagtcaAGATTTATCAAACCATGAAACACTACCTCTTACGAATCATAGAGTTGAAAACAGACTGACATCTGGCAATTGGAGATCAGGAAACTCTCAGCCTTCATTAATAGAGAGACACAACCATGACAGTAATGGACAAACACACCAAGAACCACATCATGATAACCATCACCAAGAAACTATATCTGGTAATTGGAGATCAAGACACTCTCAGCCGCTAGTGTCTGAGAGACATATTCAGAATCAAAATGGACAAATGAATCAGGAACATTTTATTTCCAACCAACATCCGGGTGCTGGAGACAGAATATCGTCAGGTGATTGGAGATCACGAAACCCTCAGCCTCTTGAAACAGAGAGAGGTGTTCAAAACAGTAATGGACCATTTAATTTGCCTGGAAATCCATTTTTCAGCGGAGGAGCACATACTAACTTTAGAAATAAACTCCTTGGTGTACAAACAAACGAACCTGTCAACTCAAGACAAGGATTTGGTAGAAACTCGAATCCTAATTCATCTACAAATATTCCAGCAAGTTTACCAAAcggacaaaatacaaaaaataatgaagaaagCGTAGTTGTTGTAGACCAAAATCAATCTACCTTCACCAGAAAAGATCGAGGGATAGGGAGATTCAGAGGCAAGGGCAGATCATATCTACAAAGCTTGTTTCACCCAGCATTCACTGGTTAA
- the LOC134685321 gene encoding uncharacterized protein LOC134685321 isoform X2, whose protein sequence is MTTSCIYIFTILLYVSSALKLFQPREIIHLLENSCLLAVLVDSDDVFLTGDTGQLLRSLSEVSFQSEPFVQLGYINLKSFRWQNNQTLQTIKREHPSVNDIVLFPKSKIDRTCLLPAKPLMPNVNPYKGSRSINLLVDFINNYCGTYRTVKGSVSYEGLHREEILKNLFSVSSISDVTSNYVFQEQVDDESCDKNTNKKENIICEDKHEHPKSFQKTINQKQHEIPKCDRIKVPSKDEFFHDYLKLSRPVIIEGAMESWPAMTKWSNKFLRDEYGDNKAHIKLTPRGEFEGVESSELWDNYKTFRIPEAVHKQLEFSDLVVVRPATLSMKFSELVDLIENVSDGVVKNVSAYLEYSSIPNHLPELEDDIREMPFITDVLNRQHLNIWFSDGNTLGKLHFDPFDNFLCQISGQKQVLLFEPHDNTRLYEAHIPEAMLAYNHSTKKFNRNQLAQSTSMVMSPVDIKKVDFKTPQNISNGEHIENGGRIYILAHVSPICQRLDRNSCVLACILLLNYIFF, encoded by the exons ATGACAACGAGTTGcatttacattttcacaattcttCTTTACGTATCTTCAGCTCTAAAACTATTTCAGCCAAgagaaataattcatttattagaaAATTCTTGCTTACTGGCAGTTCTTGTCGATAGTGATGACGTGTTCCTAACAGGGGACACAGGACAACTATTGAGGTCGTTATCTGAGGTTTCTTTTCAATCAGAACCATTTGTACAATTAGGGTACATCAATTTGAAATCCTTTAGGTGGCAAAATAATCAAACGCTTCAGACAATAAAACGAGAACATCCTTCAGTGAATGATATAGTTTTATTTCCAAAATCAAAGATAGATAGAACATGTTTACTTCCAGCAAAACCTTTGATGCCAAATGTTAATCCGTACAAAGGTTCAAGGTCAATCAATTTATTAGTAGATTTCATCAATAATTATTGTGGTACATACCGAACAGTAAAAGGTAGTGTATCTTATGAAGGTCTTCACCGAGAAGAAATTCTGAAGAATTTGTTTTCAGTATCAAGCATCTCAGATGTTACATCGAATTATGTATTTCAAGAGCAAGTTGATGATGAATCAtgtgacaaaaatacaaataagaaagaaaatataatcTGTGAGGATAAACATGAGCATCCAAAATCATTTCAGAAGACTATCAACCAAAAACAACATGAGATTCCAAAATGTGATCGAATAAAAGTCCCATCAAAAGATGAATTTTTTCATGACTACCTCAAATTATCAAGACCAGTCATTATTGAAGGAGCTATGGAATCATGGCCGGCTATGACAAAATGGTCAAATAAATTCCTGCGTGACGAATATGGAGATAACAAAGCTCACATTAAATTAACACCAAGAGGAGAATTTGAAGGAGTTGAATCCTCAGAGTTGTGGGACAACTATAAAACATTTAGAATTCCAGAAGCTGTACATAAACAACTTGAGTTTTCTGACTTGGTTGTTGTCCGTCCAGCCACTCTTAGTATGAAGTTTTCTGAACTGGTTGATCTAATAGAAAATGTTTCTGATGGAGTAGTAAAAAATGTCTCTGCTTATTTAGAGTATTCATCAATACCTAACCATTTACCAGAGTTAGAAGATGATATAAGGGAGATGCCATTCATTACTGATGTTTTAAACAGACAACATTTAAACATTTGGTTTAGTGATGGGAACACTCTAGGAAAACTACATTTTGAtccatttgataattttttatgccag attaGTGGACAGAAACAAGTACTATTATTTGAACCACATGACAATACAAGGCTTTATGAAGCTCATATTCCAGAGGCAATGTTAGCCTACAACCATTCCACTAAAAAGTTTAACAGGAACCAGTTGGCACAGAGTACATCCATGGTTATGTCCCCTGTTGACATAAAGAAGGTTGATTTTAAA ACACCACAGAATATCAGTAATGGTGAgcatatagaaaatggtggaagaatatatattttagccCATGTTAGCCCTATTTGTCAAAGGCTTGACAGAAATAGTTGTGTCCTTGCATGTATATTAttactaaattatatttttttctga
- the LOC134685321 gene encoding uncharacterized protein LOC134685321 isoform X1, with translation MTTSCIYIFTILLYVSSALKLFQPREIIHLLENSCLLAVLVDSDDVFLTGDTGQLLRSLSEVSFQSEPFVQLGYINLKSFRWQNNQTLQTIKREHPSVNDIVLFPKSKIDRTCLLPAKPLMPNVNPYKGSRSINLLVDFINNYCGTYRTVKGSVSYEGLHREEILKNLFSVSSISDVTSNYVFQEQVDDESCDKNTNKKENIICEDKHEHPKSFQKTINQKQHEIPKCDRIKVPSKDEFFHDYLKLSRPVIIEGAMESWPAMTKWSNKFLRDEYGDNKAHIKLTPRGEFEGVESSELWDNYKTFRIPEAVHKQLEFSDLVVVRPATLSMKFSELVDLIENVSDGVVKNVSAYLEYSSIPNHLPELEDDIREMPFITDVLNRQHLNIWFSDGNTLGKLHFDPFDNFLCQISGQKQVLLFEPHDNTRLYEAHIPEAMLAYNHSTKKFNRNQLAQSTSMVMSPVDIKKVDFKRFPKFASTYPLNCTLNEGDVLFMPSFWWHEVQSVPNRKEKRNLAVNYWYEPFLTKEFPCPTCKLDVNPKYRHLL, from the exons ATGACAACGAGTTGcatttacattttcacaattcttCTTTACGTATCTTCAGCTCTAAAACTATTTCAGCCAAgagaaataattcatttattagaaAATTCTTGCTTACTGGCAGTTCTTGTCGATAGTGATGACGTGTTCCTAACAGGGGACACAGGACAACTATTGAGGTCGTTATCTGAGGTTTCTTTTCAATCAGAACCATTTGTACAATTAGGGTACATCAATTTGAAATCCTTTAGGTGGCAAAATAATCAAACGCTTCAGACAATAAAACGAGAACATCCTTCAGTGAATGATATAGTTTTATTTCCAAAATCAAAGATAGATAGAACATGTTTACTTCCAGCAAAACCTTTGATGCCAAATGTTAATCCGTACAAAGGTTCAAGGTCAATCAATTTATTAGTAGATTTCATCAATAATTATTGTGGTACATACCGAACAGTAAAAGGTAGTGTATCTTATGAAGGTCTTCACCGAGAAGAAATTCTGAAGAATTTGTTTTCAGTATCAAGCATCTCAGATGTTACATCGAATTATGTATTTCAAGAGCAAGTTGATGATGAATCAtgtgacaaaaatacaaataagaaagaaaatataatcTGTGAGGATAAACATGAGCATCCAAAATCATTTCAGAAGACTATCAACCAAAAACAACATGAGATTCCAAAATGTGATCGAATAAAAGTCCCATCAAAAGATGAATTTTTTCATGACTACCTCAAATTATCAAGACCAGTCATTATTGAAGGAGCTATGGAATCATGGCCGGCTATGACAAAATGGTCAAATAAATTCCTGCGTGACGAATATGGAGATAACAAAGCTCACATTAAATTAACACCAAGAGGAGAATTTGAAGGAGTTGAATCCTCAGAGTTGTGGGACAACTATAAAACATTTAGAATTCCAGAAGCTGTACATAAACAACTTGAGTTTTCTGACTTGGTTGTTGTCCGTCCAGCCACTCTTAGTATGAAGTTTTCTGAACTGGTTGATCTAATAGAAAATGTTTCTGATGGAGTAGTAAAAAATGTCTCTGCTTATTTAGAGTATTCATCAATACCTAACCATTTACCAGAGTTAGAAGATGATATAAGGGAGATGCCATTCATTACTGATGTTTTAAACAGACAACATTTAAACATTTGGTTTAGTGATGGGAACACTCTAGGAAAACTACATTTTGAtccatttgataattttttatgccag attaGTGGACAGAAACAAGTACTATTATTTGAACCACATGACAATACAAGGCTTTATGAAGCTCATATTCCAGAGGCAATGTTAGCCTACAACCATTCCACTAAAAAGTTTAACAGGAACCAGTTGGCACAGAGTACATCCATGGTTATGTCCCCTGTTGACATAAAGAAGGTTGATTTTAAA AGGTTTCCAAAGTTTGCCAGCACTTATCCACTGAACTGTACATTAAATGAAGGGGATGTCCTTTTTATGCCTTCATTCTGGTGGCATGAAGTACAATCTGttccaaacagaaaagaaaaacgaAATCTAGCAGTCAATTATTG GTATGAACCATTTCTGACCAAGGAATTTCCATGTCCCACATGTAAACTGGATGTTAACCCAAAGTATAGACACTTACTATAA